Proteins encoded together in one Nitrospirota bacterium window:
- a CDS encoding HU family DNA-binding protein, which produces MNKKKLIRKISNDTGLTLRQAGSAVEALLDTVTDSLKRGKKFRLSGFGTFSIGRRRSRWGRHPRTGDKIKILASKFPKFTPARKLKDMVRK; this is translated from the coding sequence ATGAACAAAAAGAAGCTCATAAGAAAAATCTCCAATGACACAGGCCTGACCCTCAGGCAGGCGGGCTCTGCCGTGGAAGCCCTGCTGGACACCGTCACCGACAGTCTGAAGAGGGGAAAGAAGTTCCGACTGAGCGGTTTCGGCACATTCTCCATCGGCAGGAGAAGGTCACGCTGGGGACGCCACCCTCGCACGGGGGACAAAATCAAGATACTGGCTTCGAAGTTCCCGAAGTTCACCCCGGCTCGCAAGCTCAAGGACATGGTCAGAAAATAG
- a CDS encoding cation:proton antiporter produces the protein MITGELIVNLLLILVLAWVLGTIFRRFGLPVMLGELLAGVILGPPLLGIVTTSPSIELIAELGIFFVMFYTGVEMDPRELMEHFWPSLATAVGGFVLPFALGYGAGRLFGATVYQALFMGMGISISAIAVQAVILHSLRINRTYVGHIIIGAAIADDIFSLVALSVLLGLARTGTVEVAGVAWVVFKVVAFFAATILAGQYVLPRFTRKLHDKEGKAFTFAISVALAMAYLAELAGLHLIIGAFLAGQFVRKEIMDPGIFDAISDRFFGLSYGFLVPIFFASLSFHLNFEASWHFVLFAAALTAVAVLGKLVGCGLGLYPFRRNVWESVVVGFGLNGRGAVELVIASVVIKLSQELLAAGSIAEPLLTEVQFSALILMAFATTFLAPLTLRWSVLRTCLPDEKAAFCSLWRQEEEER, from the coding sequence GTGATTACCGGCGAGCTCATCGTCAACCTCCTCCTTATTCTCGTCCTTGCCTGGGTTCTCGGGACCATCTTCCGCCGGTTCGGCCTTCCGGTTATGCTGGGCGAGCTGTTGGCCGGCGTCATTCTCGGCCCCCCGCTTCTGGGAATCGTTACCACCTCTCCTTCCATAGAACTCATCGCGGAGCTGGGGATATTCTTCGTGATGTTTTATACCGGCGTGGAGATGGACCCCAGGGAGCTCATGGAGCACTTCTGGCCCTCCCTGGCCACCGCCGTCGGAGGGTTCGTCCTGCCCTTCGCCCTGGGCTACGGGGCCGGTAGGCTCTTCGGGGCCACGGTCTACCAGGCCCTTTTCATGGGCATGGGCATTTCCATCAGCGCCATCGCTGTGCAGGCCGTCATCTTGCATTCCCTCCGCATAAACCGGACCTACGTCGGCCATATCATCATCGGGGCGGCCATCGCCGACGACATCTTCTCCCTGGTGGCCCTCTCCGTGCTTCTGGGACTGGCCCGGACCGGCACCGTGGAGGTTGCCGGGGTGGCCTGGGTGGTCTTCAAGGTAGTGGCCTTCTTTGCCGCCACCATCCTGGCGGGACAGTACGTCCTTCCCCGCTTTACCCGCAAGCTCCACGACAAGGAGGGCAAGGCCTTCACCTTCGCCATAAGCGTCGCCCTGGCCATGGCGTACCTGGCTGAGCTGGCGGGCCTGCACCTGATTATCGGGGCCTTCCTGGCGGGGCAGTTCGTCAGGAAGGAGATAATGGACCCCGGGATTTTCGACGCCATCAGCGACCGCTTCTTCGGGTTGAGCTATGGCTTCCTGGTGCCCATTTTCTTCGCCTCCCTTTCGTTTCACCTCAATTTCGAGGCAAGCTGGCACTTCGTCCTCTTCGCCGCGGCCCTGACCGCCGTGGCCGTGCTGGGCAAGCTGGTGGGCTGTGGCCTGGGGCTCTACCCCTTCCGCCGCAACGTATGGGAATCCGTCGTGGTGGGCTTCGGCTTGAACGGCCGGGGGGCGGTGGAGCTGGTCATCGCCTCGGTGGTCATCAAGCTCAGCCAAGAGCTCCTCGCCGCGGGGAGCATCGCCGAGCCCCTGCTGACGGAAGTGCAGTTCTCCGCGCTGATCCTCATGGCCTTTGCCACCACGTTTCTGGCGCCCCTCACCCTGAGGTGGTCCGTGCTTCGGACCTGCCTGCCCGACGAGAAGGCGGCCTTCTGCTCCCTGTGGCGGCAAGAGGAAGAAGAGCGGTAG